In one Halorubrum sp. CBA1229 genomic region, the following are encoded:
- a CDS encoding amino acid ABC transporter permease has translation MASATRPTTVRERVADSDRSVGRLLLVAAGALFWSWLVVSWGNRWLGGVLVPVGDPLVSAAAVESTLAALPGLAAYAADAAFVVELTPELARGTWLTVVITAVSLVLGFFMAVPLAVTRVYGRFSAWVSLAYTELLRGTPLLAQLFVLYYGLNLASYVPAALSGVFPRNVVWVAIVGFTLNGAAYQAEYIRGAIESVDEGQITAGRAIGLSKLETISYVVLPQGLRYAIPSWTNEFVYLIKYSSLAAFITVPELYYRADRIAAETFRYTLIFVVTGVTYLALVLTASKLMGRVEDAVAIPGLGADREE, from the coding sequence ACGACAGTCCGCGAGCGCGTGGCCGACTCCGACCGCTCCGTCGGCCGGCTCCTCCTCGTCGCCGCCGGTGCGCTGTTCTGGAGCTGGCTCGTCGTCAGCTGGGGCAACCGATGGCTCGGCGGGGTCCTCGTGCCGGTCGGCGACCCGCTGGTGTCGGCGGCGGCGGTCGAGTCGACGCTCGCTGCGCTCCCCGGCCTCGCGGCGTACGCGGCCGACGCCGCGTTCGTGGTCGAACTCACGCCCGAGCTCGCGCGCGGGACGTGGCTCACCGTCGTGATCACCGCCGTGAGCCTCGTCCTCGGCTTCTTCATGGCCGTCCCGCTGGCGGTGACGCGGGTGTACGGTCGGTTCTCGGCGTGGGTCTCGCTCGCGTACACGGAGCTGTTGCGCGGCACGCCCCTCTTGGCCCAGCTGTTCGTGCTTTATTACGGACTCAACCTCGCGAGCTACGTCCCGGCCGCGCTTTCCGGCGTCTTCCCGCGCAACGTGGTGTGGGTGGCTATCGTCGGATTCACGCTCAACGGCGCCGCCTATCAGGCGGAGTACATCCGCGGCGCCATCGAGAGCGTCGATGAGGGCCAGATCACCGCCGGCCGCGCGATCGGTCTCTCGAAGCTGGAGACGATCTCCTACGTGGTGCTCCCGCAGGGGCTCCGCTACGCGATCCCCTCGTGGACCAACGAGTTCGTCTACCTGATCAAGTACTCGTCGCTGGCGGCGTTCATCACGGTCCCGGAGCTGTACTACCGGGCCGATCGGATCGCCGCCGAGACGTTCCGGTACACGCTCATCTTCGTCGTGACCGGCGTGACGTACCTCGCGTTAGTCCTCACCGCCTCGAAGCTGATGGGTCGCGTCGAGGACGCGGTCGCGATCCCCGGGCTGGGCGCCGATCGGGAGGAGTGA
- a CDS encoding zinc-dependent alcohol dehydrogenase family protein: MRAAILREYGEPLAVRDVPAPEPGPAEVVIRVEACGVCRSDWHAWMGHGEWADDRVPRGQVLGHEPAGEVVAVGRSVDRFAPGDRVVVPFSLGDGTCPYCRRGAGNVCADGRALGFEPDAPGAFAERVAVPNADYNLVERPPWLDATAAAALGCRYMTAYHALAERAGLGGGDRLAVHGCGGVGLSAVQLGDALGARVVAVDVDDDALSLARDLGADALVNPTELGDATDVPERVRALTDGGADVSVDALGIAETCRNSVRSVRPRGTHVQVGLTTEAERGEVSLPTDWMTRWEVSFLGSRGMPPTSYGDLFALVEATDVDPGALVSDEIGLSAVSGRLAALGEYEVHGVEVITEFEG; encoded by the coding sequence ATGCGCGCGGCGATCCTTCGCGAGTACGGCGAACCGCTGGCGGTCCGCGACGTGCCCGCCCCCGAGCCCGGACCGGCCGAGGTCGTGATTCGGGTGGAGGCCTGCGGCGTCTGCCGGAGCGACTGGCACGCCTGGATGGGACACGGCGAGTGGGCGGACGACCGCGTCCCCCGCGGGCAGGTCCTCGGACACGAACCCGCGGGCGAGGTGGTCGCCGTCGGGCGGTCGGTGGACCGGTTCGCGCCCGGCGACCGCGTCGTCGTCCCCTTCTCGCTCGGCGACGGCACCTGTCCGTACTGCCGCCGGGGCGCCGGCAACGTCTGCGCCGACGGGCGCGCGCTCGGTTTCGAGCCCGACGCGCCAGGCGCGTTCGCGGAACGGGTGGCCGTCCCGAACGCCGATTACAACCTCGTCGAGCGGCCGCCGTGGCTCGACGCGACCGCCGCGGCCGCGCTCGGCTGCCGGTACATGACCGCATACCACGCGCTCGCCGAGCGGGCCGGGCTCGGCGGCGGCGACCGGCTCGCCGTCCACGGCTGCGGGGGCGTCGGGCTCTCCGCGGTCCAGCTCGGCGACGCGCTCGGCGCCCGGGTCGTCGCCGTCGACGTCGACGACGACGCGCTCTCGCTCGCGCGCGACCTCGGCGCCGACGCGCTCGTGAACCCGACCGAACTCGGGGACGCGACTGACGTTCCGGAGCGCGTCAGAGCCCTCACAGACGGCGGCGCCGACGTCTCCGTCGACGCGCTCGGGATCGCCGAGACCTGCCGGAACTCAGTCCGCTCCGTGCGACCCCGCGGGACGCACGTCCAAGTGGGGCTGACCACCGAGGCCGAGCGCGGCGAGGTGTCGCTGCCGACCGACTGGATGACCCGCTGGGAGGTGTCCTTTCTCGGCTCGCGCGGGATGCCGCCGACGAGCTACGGGGACCTGTTCGCGCTCGTCGAGGCGACCGACGTCGACCCCGGCGCGCTCGTGAGCGACGAGATCGGGCTCTCGGCCGTCTCGGGCCGACTCGCCGCGCTGGGCGAGTACGAGGTGCACGGCGTCGAGGTCATCACGGAGTTCGAGGGGTAG
- a CDS encoding HAMP domain-containing sensor histidine kinase translates to MERRPGVAYRRPNGDPSRFVVEAGGEPRLDADALPQTDWLEATAEADRERLRSALDDGTVDVTYRLAIGDDQTWVRECGRRDESGDVVGYLLPASERAERRRRLERERERLEEFASVVSHDLRNPLSVAVGNVELAKEFEGEAADERLDRAHDALDWMDDLISDLLTLAREGRSVEETATVDLRSVVDAAWRTVGSGPEVALVVDGPLPAIECDRSRLRQALENLFRNAIEHGAPGDCSPSELPGDVGADDDAAPGPFADDGNGDVAPRDASLRIFVGTLPGGFYVADDGPGIEPSEREAVFEPGHTTADDGTGFGLAIVERIAEAHGWSVSVTERRGGGARFEFEGVDVVDEAGSAESDRGGVTSESGGSPTE, encoded by the coding sequence ATGGAGCGTCGACCGGGGGTCGCGTATCGACGGCCAAACGGCGACCCGAGCCGGTTCGTCGTCGAGGCCGGTGGCGAGCCGCGACTGGACGCCGACGCTCTCCCTCAGACCGACTGGTTGGAGGCCACGGCGGAAGCGGACCGCGAACGGCTCCGATCGGCGCTCGACGACGGGACAGTCGACGTCACGTACCGGCTCGCGATCGGTGACGACCAGACGTGGGTCCGAGAGTGCGGGCGCCGCGACGAGAGCGGCGACGTGGTCGGGTACCTCCTGCCCGCGAGCGAACGCGCCGAGCGCCGGCGCCGGCTGGAACGGGAGCGAGAGCGGCTGGAGGAATTCGCCAGCGTCGTCTCGCACGACCTCCGGAACCCGCTCTCGGTCGCCGTCGGAAACGTCGAACTGGCGAAGGAGTTCGAGGGCGAAGCGGCCGACGAACGGCTGGACCGAGCCCACGACGCCCTCGACTGGATGGACGACCTCATCTCGGACCTCCTGACGCTCGCCCGCGAGGGCCGCTCGGTCGAGGAGACCGCGACGGTCGACCTGCGTTCAGTCGTCGACGCGGCGTGGCGCACGGTGGGATCGGGTCCCGAGGTCGCACTCGTCGTCGACGGTCCGCTCCCGGCGATCGAATGCGACCGCAGCCGGCTCCGACAGGCGCTGGAGAACCTCTTTCGGAACGCGATCGAACACGGGGCGCCGGGCGACTGCTCGCCGAGCGAGCTCCCCGGCGACGTCGGTGCGGACGACGACGCCGCACCCGGACCGTTCGCCGACGACGGGAACGGAGACGTCGCGCCTCGGGACGCGTCGCTCCGGATATTCGTCGGTACCCTTCCCGGCGGGTTCTACGTCGCGGACGACGGTCCCGGGATCGAGCCCTCGGAGCGAGAGGCGGTGTTCGAACCCGGCCACACGACCGCGGACGACGGCACCGGCTTCGGGCTCGCGATCGTGGAGCGGATCGCCGAGGCCCACGGCTGGTCCGTGTCCGTCACCGAGCGCCGCGGCGGCGGCGCACGCTTCGAGTTCGAGGGAGTCGACGTCGTCGACGAGGCCGGATCGGCGGAGTCCGACCGAGGAGGCGTCACGTCCGAATCGGGCGGTTCGCCGACGGAGTAG
- a CDS encoding replication factor C large subunit, whose translation MVDWTEKYRPSTLSEVRGNDKARDAFAEWARSWDDHREAVVLHGSPGVGKTSAAHALANDMGWETVELNASDQRTADVIERFAGRAARNATLGGSAAGGGAAGGDTASRQLVILDEADNIHGNYDRGGASAITKLVKESGQPIVLIANDYYDMARGLRNATQEIEFRDVSARSIVPVLRDVCRKEGIEFEADALQRIAERNRGDLRGAINDLQAATEGRDSIAVEDVVTGDRDKALGLFPFLDTVLKEESAEEALQSAYAVDETPDDLTKWIENNVLDVYEPAEAVRAYDFLANADVWLGRVRATQNYTYWRYATDNAAAGVAAARDGEKGGWTRYSRPQFWGSSDATADEVVGRIAAASGCSVATARREVLPFLETVTHHCKPRELTVAMAAAYDLDEAGVAFVTGSGESTNKVASVVEDAQALREERMEDHAEGAFAGGARAAELDADADPADGDAAADGTDTDANGGLGGGATADDVADDAGDEGDEDDGQAGLSDFV comes from the coding sequence ATGGTCGATTGGACGGAGAAGTACCGCCCGAGCACCCTCTCGGAGGTCCGCGGCAACGACAAGGCCCGCGACGCGTTCGCGGAGTGGGCGCGCTCGTGGGACGACCACCGCGAGGCCGTCGTCCTCCACGGGAGCCCGGGCGTCGGGAAGACGAGCGCGGCCCACGCGCTCGCGAACGACATGGGGTGGGAGACGGTCGAGCTGAACGCCTCCGACCAGCGCACCGCCGACGTTATCGAGCGCTTCGCGGGCCGGGCCGCCCGCAACGCGACCCTCGGCGGGAGCGCGGCAGGGGGCGGCGCGGCCGGCGGCGACACGGCCTCCCGCCAGCTCGTGATCTTAGACGAGGCCGACAACATCCACGGCAACTACGACCGCGGCGGGGCCTCGGCGATCACGAAGCTCGTCAAGGAGTCGGGTCAGCCCATCGTCCTCATCGCCAACGACTACTACGACATGGCGCGGGGGCTCCGCAACGCCACCCAGGAGATCGAGTTCCGCGACGTCTCCGCGCGCTCCATCGTCCCCGTCCTTCGGGACGTCTGCCGGAAGGAGGGGATCGAGTTCGAGGCCGACGCCCTCCAGCGCATCGCCGAGCGAAATCGCGGCGACCTCCGCGGCGCGATCAACGACCTGCAGGCGGCGACCGAGGGACGCGACTCGATCGCGGTCGAAGACGTGGTCACCGGCGACCGCGACAAGGCGCTCGGGCTGTTTCCGTTCCTCGACACGGTCCTCAAAGAGGAGTCGGCGGAGGAGGCGCTCCAGTCGGCGTACGCCGTCGACGAGACGCCCGACGACCTCACGAAGTGGATCGAGAACAACGTCCTGGACGTGTACGAGCCCGCGGAGGCGGTCCGGGCGTACGACTTCCTCGCGAACGCCGACGTGTGGCTGGGCCGCGTGCGCGCCACGCAGAACTACACCTACTGGCGCTACGCGACCGACAACGCGGCCGCCGGGGTCGCCGCCGCCCGCGACGGGGAGAAGGGCGGGTGGACCCGGTACTCCCGCCCGCAGTTCTGGGGCTCCTCGGACGCGACCGCCGACGAGGTGGTCGGACGGATCGCGGCCGCGAGCGGCTGCAGCGTCGCGACCGCGCGCCGCGAGGTGCTCCCGTTCTTGGAGACGGTCACCCATCACTGCAAGCCCCGCGAGCTGACGGTCGCGATGGCGGCCGCCTACGACCTCGACGAGGCGGGCGTCGCCTTCGTCACCGGCTCCGGCGAGTCCACCAACAAGGTCGCGTCGGTCGTCGAGGACGCGCAGGCGCTCCGGGAGGAGCGGATGGAAGACCACGCCGAGGGCGCGTTCGCCGGCGGCGCGCGGGCAGCGGAGCTCGACGCCGACGCGGATCCGGCCGACGGTGACGCGGCCGCGGACGGGACCGACACCGATGCCAACGGCGGGCTCGGAGGCGGCGCGACCGCGGACGACGTCGCCGACGACGCCGGCGACGAGGGGGACGAGGACGACGGACAGGCGGGGCTAAGCGACTTCGTCTGA
- a CDS encoding enoyl-CoA hydratase/isomerase family protein, translating into MTDDRLVECETVDGAAILRLNRPEKKNALSEALVVELADAVEAAEEADGVRAVVITGNGDAFSSGYDLSESGGTNDGGVPTVEDGIARQQRVLPLFTTIHELTVPVIAAVNGAALAGGSDLALTCDITIGSDRATFGYPGVRMGGLPLSLIYPFVIGIKHARELLYTGKTIDAEEAERIGMVNRTVPHDELMDEALSEVEAIKKTPGATVQITKHMLNDVVEMQGYRPAVRNSGYLATLSHQTVPGRKFFEIREEDGVGAAIKWMNETEKR; encoded by the coding sequence ATGACTGACGACAGGCTCGTCGAATGCGAGACAGTCGACGGCGCGGCGATACTTCGCCTGAACCGTCCGGAGAAGAAAAACGCGCTGAGCGAGGCCCTCGTCGTCGAACTCGCGGACGCGGTGGAAGCCGCCGAGGAGGCCGACGGGGTTCGGGCAGTCGTGATCACGGGCAACGGGGACGCCTTCTCTTCGGGATACGACCTCTCGGAATCCGGCGGAACGAACGACGGAGGCGTACCAACCGTCGAGGACGGCATCGCGCGCCAACAACGGGTCCTCCCGCTTTTCACGACGATTCACGAGCTCACGGTGCCGGTAATCGCGGCCGTCAACGGCGCGGCGCTCGCCGGCGGGAGCGACCTGGCGTTGACTTGTGACATCACGATCGGGAGCGATCGCGCGACGTTCGGTTACCCTGGCGTCCGGATGGGCGGGTTGCCGCTCTCGTTGATCTACCCCTTCGTCATCGGGATCAAGCACGCCCGAGAGCTGCTGTACACCGGCAAGACGATCGACGCCGAGGAGGCCGAGCGCATCGGCATGGTGAATCGAACGGTGCCTCACGACGAGCTGATGGACGAGGCGCTGTCTGAGGTCGAGGCGATAAAAAAGACGCCCGGAGCGACCGTCCAGATCACGAAACACATGCTCAACGACGTGGTCGAGATGCAGGGCTACCGCCCGGCGGTCAGAAACAGCGGCTATCTCGCGACGCTCTCTCACCAGACCGTTCCCGGACGGAAGTTCTTCGAAATCCGGGAGGAAGACGGAGTCGGGGCCGCCATCAAGTGGATGAACGAAACGGAAAAGCGATAA
- a CDS encoding site-specific integrase: MRDDEYEAPAGGEELIPMAPREALDIWLERQQMDKSESTVQSYRYRVRPFVEFLEDEGIENLNDLNGRHLLRFDSMRRSSGDVQKNTLNNQLGTIRQFLEFGIRANAVEPAVASQIDIPQVSKDERINREKLPTQRAKDILAYLDRFEYASRDHVLAFLLWETGARIGSLRALDLEDVYLEEDDLDRLRYQEDLDVGESVLEEILGGVELPFLYFRHRPDTDTPLKKKASGERPVNISEDLGDVLRDYIQFLRADGEDEYGRKALLASKKSVGRISLSGIRIRAYELTQPCQVGKECPHDRDPQDCDARVNGQQSRCPSVRSPHKWRTGSVTWHRDRGWPPEDIATKMATSVELVNSVYDQPEKLKRMSIRRQNLDKLYEK, from the coding sequence ATGAGGGACGACGAGTACGAGGCGCCGGCGGGCGGTGAGGAGCTGATCCCGATGGCGCCGCGCGAAGCGCTCGACATCTGGCTGGAGCGCCAGCAGATGGACAAGTCCGAGAGCACGGTCCAGAGCTATCGCTACCGTGTCAGGCCGTTCGTCGAGTTCCTCGAGGACGAGGGCATCGAGAACCTGAACGATCTGAACGGGCGTCACCTGCTCCGGTTCGACTCGATGCGTCGGTCGAGCGGTGACGTCCAGAAGAACACGCTGAACAACCAGCTCGGAACGATCCGACAGTTCCTGGAGTTCGGCATCAGGGCAAACGCGGTCGAGCCCGCGGTCGCCAGTCAAATCGATATCCCACAGGTCTCGAAGGACGAACGGATCAACCGCGAGAAGCTGCCGACGCAGCGCGCGAAGGACATCCTCGCGTACCTCGACCGGTTCGAGTACGCGAGTCGCGACCACGTCCTCGCGTTCCTGCTGTGGGAGACCGGCGCCCGGATCGGGTCGCTGCGCGCGCTCGACCTGGAGGACGTCTACTTGGAAGAGGACGACCTCGACCGGCTTCGGTACCAGGAGGACCTCGACGTCGGCGAGTCCGTCCTGGAGGAGATCCTCGGCGGCGTCGAGCTCCCGTTCCTCTACTTCCGACACCGGCCGGACACTGACACCCCGCTGAAAAAGAAGGCCAGCGGCGAGCGCCCGGTGAACATCTCGGAGGATCTCGGTGACGTGCTCCGTGACTACATCCAGTTCCTCCGGGCGGACGGTGAGGACGAGTACGGTCGGAAGGCCCTCCTCGCCTCGAAAAAGTCAGTCGGTCGGATCAGCCTCTCGGGGATTCGGATCCGCGCGTACGAGCTGACGCAGCCGTGCCAGGTCGGGAAGGAGTGTCCGCACGACCGCGATCCGCAGGATTGCGATGCACGCGTTAACGGCCAGCAGTCTCGGTGCCCGTCGGTCCGGTCGCCGCATAAGTGGCGGACGGGCTCGGTGACGTGGCATCGCGATCGCGGGTGGCCGCCGGAGGATATTGCGACGAAGATGGCGACCTCTGTGGAGCTGGTGAACAGCGTCTACGACCAACCTGAGAAGCTGAAACGGATGTCGATTCGTCGGCAGAATCTCGACAAACTATACGAAAAATGA
- a CDS encoding J domain-containing protein, with the protein MSGLDWPAGFGRTPATERERNRSFEASIAQTTDDLATEMGRMDVDEWRGEIGNSHTKSNGLPLHNANPDDPGFVLRWVDDGEQFAVACDASPQLRDNLRYVFKWVNETRMRSQRPVRTGDSEFAAARLPPGDGGDAVVAGSATRQPPHEVLGVDPSASENVIESVARARKAETHPDSGGDQAEFQRVKEAEKAMLEDQR; encoded by the coding sequence GTGAGCGGACTCGACTGGCCCGCCGGCTTCGGGCGGACGCCCGCCACCGAACGCGAGCGAAACAGGAGTTTCGAGGCGTCGATCGCTCAGACTACGGACGACCTCGCGACCGAGATGGGCCGGATGGACGTCGACGAGTGGCGCGGCGAGATCGGCAACTCGCACACGAAGTCGAACGGCCTGCCGCTCCACAACGCGAACCCGGACGACCCGGGCTTCGTCCTGCGATGGGTCGACGACGGCGAGCAGTTCGCTGTCGCGTGCGATGCGTCGCCGCAGCTCCGAGACAACCTTCGCTACGTGTTCAAGTGGGTCAACGAGACGCGGATGCGGAGCCAGCGCCCGGTACGGACGGGTGACTCCGAGTTTGCGGCGGCACGGCTTCCTCCTGGTGACGGAGGAGACGCGGTCGTCGCCGGTTCTGCCACGAGGCAACCGCCCCACGAAGTGCTCGGGGTCGATCCCAGCGCCTCCGAGAACGTCATCGAGTCGGTGGCCCGAGCTCGGAAGGCGGAGACGCACCCGGATAGCGGAGGCGATCAAGCCGAGTTCCAGCGCGTGAAGGAGGCGGAAAAGGCGATGCTGGAGGACCAGCGATGA